The segment CGATGTCCCGGGGCGGATCGACGACGACGGCGGTACGGGCGCCGCCCGCGAGATAGCCGCGGTTGCCGAGCCCGGGCACGTCGATGGTGTCGATGAAGAACACGGTGTGATCCCTTCGCTCTCATTACCCCCCGGGGTATATCTGCGACCGTACCAAATTACCCCGGGGGGTATTCAAGAGGGTGTGAAGGGGGGTGAAGGGCCGGCCGCGGCGTGGGCCGTGACAGCGGGGATCAGCTCTGCCGTACCCCTGTGACCAGGTACGACACAAACTCGACCTGCGCCGAACCATCCCCCGTCGTCCAGGGCGCGAGCAGCTCCGTGATCCGGGTCGCGGCGCGGTCGAGGTTGTCGGGGCGGGCCTCGACGAGGGCCTGGCCCCAGGGGGTCACGGTCAGGAAGCCGGGGACGAACGCGGCGAGCGGCGGGAGGGCGACATCGGCGATGACCTCGTGCGCGGTGACATCGGTCAGGCCCGCGTCCCGCAGCAGGGCGGTGAGTTCGGCGGCGCCGCAACTGAAATCGGCGGCGTACCAGTCGGTGATCCCGGGCCCGCCGAACTCCTCGAAGGCCCGCTGCTGGGCGGCGAAGAGGGGCGAGCGGTCCATCGGCGCCCAGGCCGTGACGGCGACCCGCCCGCCGGGACGGACGACCCGGGCCGCCTCGGCGACCGCGGCGGGCCGGTCGGGGAAGAACTGCACGCCCTGCTGGCAGACGACGGAGTCGAAGGTGTCGCCCGCGTACGGCAGATCGCCCGCCTCCGCCTCCTGCCACTCGATGACGACGCCCTCGGCGGCGGCCCGGGCGGCGGCGGTCTCCAGCATTCCGGGCACCAGGTCGACTCCGACGATCCGGGCGCCGGTGCCCGCGGTCCGCCCGGCGGCGGCCCTGGCGACGAAGCCCGTCCCGCAGGCGACATCGAGCAGCACGGCCCCGGGCCCGAGCGCCACCGCGTCCAGCAGGGCGGCGACGAAGGGCGCCATGACGGGTGCGGCGTAGCGCTCGTACCGCTCGGGAGCGCGGTCGGTGAGGCGGAAGCCCCGTACGTCTCCCATAGGTCGACCATAGGTTCGGCGGCGGGGCGGCGCATGTCGGTGGAGGCGCGCGGCGGCGGCAGCCGGGCGGGGACCACCGCCCATCCGCACCGGCGGCCCCCAGCGGCCCCCAGCGGCAGAGGCTCTCGCCCCGGCGGAGGAGGGTCCGGTACATCGTTCGGTGCAGCCCGGTTTCGTCTTCCGCTACGACGATTCGGCCCCGGGCCGCCATGACGATGAAGACATGTCCACTCAGACCCTGCCCTCCGCACCGCCCGCGGCCACGACCGCCGGTGGCTCCCGGCTCCCGCTCCTCGACGTCCTGCGCGGTGCGGCGATCCTCGGCACGCTGATGACCAATGTGTGGATCTTCGCCGCGCCGGGCGCGGAGTGGGGCGTCCTGACGGGCGCGACGGGCAGCCCTTCCTTCGACTCCTTCCCGCACGCGCTGGAGGCGGTGCTGCGACTGCTGGCGAACGGCAAGTTCCTGGCGCTGCTGACCGTGCTGTTCGGTGTCGGTCTGGCCATCCAGTACGCCTCCGCCGAGCGGCGCGGGCAGCCGTGGCCGGGGCGCTACCGGTGGCGGGCGCTGTTCCTGTTCTTCGAGGGGACCGTCCACTTCGTGCTGATCTTCGCGTGGGACGTGCTGATGGGGTACGCGGTCACCGCACTGCTCGTCGCCTCGCTGCTGACCCGGTCGGTGAAGGCGCGGAACCGGGTGATGTGGTGGCTCGGCGGCCTCCATCTCGCGCTGATGCTGCTGTTCACCGCCGTACTGGCGGGGGCGGACGGCGGGGCCGCCGGGAAGGTGGACGACGGGGTACGGGAGCTGTACGCGCACGGCGGCTGGGACGAGCAGATCGCCTTCCGGCTGGAGAACGCGCTGGCCCTGCGAATGGAGCCGGTCCTCACCTTCCCGCTGCTGGTGTTCCTGTTCCTGCTGGGTGTCCGGCTCTTCCGGGCGGGCGCGTTCGGCCCCGACGCGACGGGCCGCCGTATCCGGTCCCGGCTGCTGGCCTGGGGTCTGGGCCTCGGCCTCCCGATCAGCGTGCTCAGCTCGCTGGCCGGGCCCGAACTCTTCCTGCTGGACCGGTACATCGGCGGCCCGCTCACGGCCCTCGGCTACCTGGGCCTGACCGGCTTCCTCCTGGACCGCGTCCGCCGCCCGGGCCCCCTGCTGACCGGTCTGACCTCCGTCGGCCGTACCGCCCTGTCCGGTTATGTCCTCCAGAACCTGCTCTGCATGCTGGCCGCGTACGGAATCGGCCTCGGCCTGACGGAACGTCTGGGCGACGACTGGCACCCGTGGTGGGTGATCGCCCTGTGGACGGTGGTCTGCGCGATCCTGATGCTCGGCTCCTCCCTCTGGCTCCGCCGCTTCTCGCACGGCCCGCTGGAGCAGGTGCAGCGGTGGGCGCTGCGGCGCTGAGGGCCGCCGCCCCGCTCCGGGCCGCCGCCGGGAAGGGGCGGCTCGGCCGGCCTGACGGCGAACCGCGGCGAGTCCGGGAACGGGCGGCCGGAGCGCGTCGGCCGCGCGCCGCGTCCCGCACTACGCGCCCCGGTGATCCCCCGGCGGGCCCGCGTCCCGGGGGGATTCCGCCGAGAGGCCCGTGCCCCGGGTGAGTTCCGCCGCCCGCAGCCCCGCCTGGAACCGCGTCCGCGCGCCCAGGACGTTCATGATCCGCCGCATCCGGCGCTCCACCGTGCG is part of the Streptomyces qinzhouensis genome and harbors:
- a CDS encoding class I SAM-dependent methyltransferase, whose amino-acid sequence is MGDVRGFRLTDRAPERYERYAAPVMAPFVAALLDAVALGPGAVLLDVACGTGFVARAAAGRTAGTGARIVGVDLVPGMLETAAARAAAEGVVIEWQEAEAGDLPYAGDTFDSVVCQQGVQFFPDRPAAVAEAARVVRPGGRVAVTAWAPMDRSPLFAAQQRAFEEFGGPGITDWYAADFSCGAAELTALLRDAGLTDVTAHEVIADVALPPLAAFVPGFLTVTPWGQALVEARPDNLDRAATRITELLAPWTTGDGSAQVEFVSYLVTGVRQS
- a CDS encoding DUF418 domain-containing protein, with the protein product MSTQTLPSAPPAATTAGGSRLPLLDVLRGAAILGTLMTNVWIFAAPGAEWGVLTGATGSPSFDSFPHALEAVLRLLANGKFLALLTVLFGVGLAIQYASAERRGQPWPGRYRWRALFLFFEGTVHFVLIFAWDVLMGYAVTALLVASLLTRSVKARNRVMWWLGGLHLALMLLFTAVLAGADGGAAGKVDDGVRELYAHGGWDEQIAFRLENALALRMEPVLTFPLLVFLFLLGVRLFRAGAFGPDATGRRIRSRLLAWGLGLGLPISVLSSLAGPELFLLDRYIGGPLTALGYLGLTGFLLDRVRRPGPLLTGLTSVGRTALSGYVLQNLLCMLAAYGIGLGLTERLGDDWHPWWVIALWTVVCAILMLGSSLWLRRFSHGPLEQVQRWALRR